One Triticum dicoccoides isolate Atlit2015 ecotype Zavitan chromosome 5B, WEW_v2.0, whole genome shotgun sequence genomic window carries:
- the LOC119305582 gene encoding serine/threonine-protein kinase RIPK-like, translated as MAAQSWNPFSCCVSGSRVADDDYDACKRRIRRSVKGCPRSSSRMSFKNLSSSGTLSPEDLSITLSGSNLHAFTYAELREATGSFSRANYLGCGGFGPVYKGAVDDKLRPGLAAQAVAVKYLDLDCGTQGHKEWLAEVFFLGQLRHKNLVKLIGYCYEDEHRMLVYEFMSGESLEKHLFKSINGSLPWMTRMKIALGAAKGLAFLHDADPPVIYRDFKASNILLDLDYNTKLSDFGLAQDGPQGDETHVTTRVMGTHGYAAPEYIMTGHLTAKSDVYSFGVVLLELLSGLRSVDRSRRIREQNLVDWARPYLKHSNRLYKVMDPALECQYSCKGAEVAALVAYTCLSQNPKSRPTMREVVKALEPVLGMEDFYPVGPFVFTLIVEEDKVVDMKVEVEEKHQHRCQNHQDRHRQKYPDSAIHAGIMLRTRDGFITGYTSVRRRKQRLSSCNRERVAKD; from the exons ATGGCTGCGCAATCTTGGAACCCCTTCTCGTGCTGCGTCAGCGGCAGCAGAGTGGCGGACGACGACTACGACGCCTGCAAGCGGCGGATCAGGCGGAGTGTGAAAGGCTGCCCGAGGTCGTCCTCGAGGATGTCCTTCAAGAACCTCAGCTCGTCGGGAACGCTGTCGCCGGAGGACCTGTCCATCACGCTGTCCGGCTCCAACCTGCACGCCTTCACCTACGCCGAGCTCCGCGAGGCCACGGGGAGCTTCTCGCGCGCCAACTACCTCGGCTGCGGCGGCTTCGGCCCGGTCTACAAGGGCGCCGTCGACGACAAGCTCCGCCCCGGGCTAGCCGCGCAGGCCGTCGCCGTCAAGTACCTCGACCTGGACTGCGGCACGCAGGGCCACAAGGAGTGGCTG GCTGAGGTTTTCTTCCTTGGGCAACTGAGGCACAAGAACCTGGTGAAATTGATCGGCTACTGCTACGAGGACGAGCACCGGATGCTGGTCTACGAGTTCATGAGCGGCGAGAGCCTGGAGAAGCACCTCTTCAAGA GCATAAATGGCTCTCTCCCGTGGATGACAAGGATGAAGATCGCTCTCGGCGCGGCCAAGGGCCTTGCCTTTCTCCATGACGCAGACCCACCTGTGATCTACCGCGACTTCAAGGCCTCCAACATCTTGCTCGACTTG GATTACAACACCAAGTTGTCCGACTTCGGGTTGGCCCAAGATGGGCCCCAGGGTGACGAGACACACGTGACAACACGTGTCATGGGGACTCATGGTTATGCCGCGCCAGAATACATTATGACGGGCCACTTGACCGCCAAGAGTGATGTATATAGTTTTGGTGTAGTGCTCCTGGAGCTTCTCTCTGGGCTGCGATCAGTGGATCGTTCACGGCGGATAAGGGAGCAGAACCTAGTGGATTGGGCTAGACCATACCTCAAGCACTCTAACAGATTGTACAAAGTCATGGACCCAGCTCTCGAGTGCCAATACTCATGCAAAGGCGCCGAGGTGGCAGCACTGGTGGCATACACGTGTCTCAGCCAGAACCCAAAGTCTAGGCCCACCATGAGGGAGGTGGTCAAGGCCCTCGAGCCCGTCCTCGGCATGGAAGACTTCTATCCTGTGGGCCCATTTGTGTTCACACTCATTGTGGAGGAGGACAAGGTGGTGGACATGAAGGTGGAAGTTGAGGAGAAGCACCAGCACCGTTGCCAGAACCATCAAGACAGGCACCGACAGAAGTACCCCGACTCAGCAATCCATGCTGGCATTATGCTCCGCACGCGCGATGGGTTCATTACCGGGTACACTAGTGTGCGGCGGCGGAAACAAAGGTTGTCGAGCTGCAACCGGGAGAGAGTCGCAAAAGACTAA